The following are from one region of the Streptomyces changanensis genome:
- a CDS encoding ABC transporter substrate-binding protein: MRRSRAAAVGAVTLSLVLTAAACGGGSSGSEGSNEQPGTLTYWATNQGASLEVDKKVLRPELDKFEKETGIEVKLEVVPWSDLLNRILTATTSGQGPDVLNIGNTWSASLQSSGALLPWDAENFEAIGGKDRFVDSALGSTGVQGRDPAAVPLYSMAYALYYNKKMFADAGIRKPPATWAELVETGKRLSGNGGWGLGAEGSNLSNNIHQVFVLGKQHGADFFTSDGKADFTSDGAVAAVKQYVDLMAKDKIIAPGNAEYAQNQSLSDFAKDRTAMVLWQTASATFAAQGMDEDEWGVAPAPVRSGRPGPGTATNSMVAGINMAVFKNTRNIDGAKKFVKFMTSDEEQVILNRAYGSIPPVRTAQRDPAFATPALAVLRETLATSAAALPQVPEESQFETVVGTAVKELFADAAAGRPVTTASVRAKLEKAQQQMPKK; encoded by the coding sequence ATGCGCAGAAGCAGAGCCGCAGCCGTCGGCGCCGTCACCCTCTCGCTCGTTCTCACCGCGGCCGCCTGCGGCGGGGGCTCGTCCGGCTCGGAGGGCTCCAACGAGCAGCCGGGAACACTCACGTACTGGGCCACGAACCAGGGGGCCAGCCTGGAGGTCGACAAGAAGGTCCTCCGGCCCGAACTCGACAAGTTCGAGAAGGAGACCGGCATCGAGGTGAAGCTGGAGGTCGTGCCCTGGTCGGACCTCCTCAACCGGATCCTCACCGCGACCACCTCCGGTCAGGGGCCCGACGTCCTCAACATCGGCAACACCTGGAGCGCCTCCCTGCAGTCCAGCGGCGCCCTGCTGCCCTGGGACGCGGAGAACTTCGAGGCGATCGGCGGCAAGGACCGCTTCGTGGACTCCGCGCTCGGCTCCACCGGTGTCCAGGGCCGGGACCCGGCGGCCGTACCGCTGTACTCCATGGCCTACGCGCTCTACTACAACAAGAAGATGTTCGCCGACGCCGGCATCCGGAAGCCGCCCGCCACCTGGGCGGAGTTGGTCGAGACGGGCAAGAGGCTCTCCGGGAACGGAGGGTGGGGGCTCGGCGCCGAGGGGTCCAACCTCTCCAACAACATCCACCAGGTGTTCGTCCTCGGCAAGCAGCACGGCGCCGACTTCTTCACCTCCGACGGCAAGGCCGACTTCACCTCCGACGGCGCCGTGGCCGCGGTGAAGCAGTACGTCGACCTGATGGCCAAGGACAAGATCATCGCACCGGGCAACGCCGAGTACGCGCAGAACCAGTCCCTGAGCGACTTCGCCAAGGACAGGACGGCGATGGTCCTGTGGCAGACCGCCTCGGCCACCTTCGCGGCCCAGGGCATGGACGAGGACGAGTGGGGAGTGGCGCCCGCCCCGGTGCGGTCCGGCAGACCCGGCCCGGGAACCGCCACCAACTCCATGGTCGCCGGCATCAACATGGCCGTCTTCAAGAACACCAGGAACATCGACGGCGCCAAGAAGTTCGTGAAGTTCATGACCAGCGACGAGGAGCAGGTCATCCTCAACCGGGCGTACGGCTCCATCCCGCCGGTCAGGACCGCCCAGCGGGACCCGGCCTTCGCCACCCCGGCACTCGCCGTCCTGCGCGAGACCCTGGCCACCAGCGCCGCCGCGCTCCCACAGGTCCCCGAGGAGTCGCAGTTCGAGACGGTCGTCGGCACCGCGGTCAAGGAGCTCTTCGCCGACGCCGCCGCCGGCCGGCCGGTGACCACCGCATCGGTGCGGGCCAAGCTCGAAAAGGCCCAGCAGCAGATGCCGAAGAAGTGA
- a CDS encoding carbohydrate ABC transporter permease, with amino-acid sequence MTLTAAPGAGERTTRKDSPGAAPRTRRSGRLRRIGLPYLLLLPALILELLVHLVPMVIGIVVSFKELTQFHIRAWDAAPWAGLDNYALAVDFHAPVGEALLNSFLTTCLFTLLSVGSCWLLGVAAAVFLQEDFRGRGFLRTVFLVPYALPVYAAVITWAFMFQRDNGLINHVLHDRLGLTDSPPFWLIGDNSFVTLLVVSVWKGWPFAFLIIMAGLQNIPREIYEAAALDGAGTWQQIRRITLPSLRPVNQVLVLVLFLWTFNDFNTPFVLFGRAAPEAADLISLHIHQSSFQTWNFGAGSAMSVLLLLFLLVVTGGYLWLTSRGRQATDA; translated from the coding sequence ATGACCCTCACCGCTGCCCCCGGCGCGGGCGAGCGGACAACACGGAAGGACTCTCCCGGAGCGGCGCCGCGCACGCGCCGCTCCGGGCGGCTGCGCCGCATCGGCCTGCCGTACCTCCTGCTGCTCCCCGCCCTGATCCTGGAACTCCTCGTCCACCTGGTGCCGATGGTGATCGGCATCGTCGTGAGCTTCAAGGAACTGACCCAGTTCCACATCCGCGCTTGGGACGCCGCTCCCTGGGCCGGACTCGACAACTACGCCCTCGCGGTCGACTTCCACGCCCCCGTGGGCGAGGCGCTCCTGAACTCCTTCCTCACCACCTGCCTGTTCACCCTGCTCTCGGTCGGTTCGTGCTGGCTGCTCGGGGTGGCCGCCGCCGTCTTCCTGCAGGAGGACTTCCGCGGCCGGGGCTTCCTGCGCACGGTCTTCCTCGTCCCGTACGCGCTGCCCGTCTACGCCGCGGTCATCACCTGGGCGTTCATGTTCCAGCGCGACAACGGACTGATCAACCACGTCCTGCACGACCGGCTGGGCCTCACCGACAGTCCGCCGTTCTGGCTGATCGGCGACAACAGCTTCGTCACGCTGCTCGTGGTGTCGGTGTGGAAGGGCTGGCCCTTCGCCTTCCTGATCATCATGGCCGGGCTGCAGAACATCCCCAGGGAGATCTACGAAGCCGCCGCCCTCGACGGGGCCGGGACATGGCAGCAGATCCGCCGGATCACCCTGCCGTCGCTGCGCCCGGTCAACCAGGTCCTCGTCCTGGTGCTCTTCCTGTGGACCTTCAACGACTTCAACACCCCCTTCGTGCTGTTCGGCCGGGCAGCGCCGGAGGCCGCCGACCTCATCTCCCTGCACATCCACCAGTCCTCGTTCCAGACCTGGAACTTCGGCGCGGGCTCCGCCATGTCGGTCCTCCTGCTCCTGTTCCTGCTCGTCGTCACGGGCGGCTACCTCTGGCTCACCTCCCGAGGAAGGCAGGCCACCGATGCCTAG
- a CDS encoding carbohydrate ABC transporter permease: MAAPRSFLWSRRIFLTLLTAFVLLPVYVMVSSSLKPLEDVSGTFQWIPSNPTVRPYVDIWETVPLADYFVNSLVVAGAATVCSVTIAVFAAYAVSRYAFRGRRIFTVTVLSTQMFPGILFLLPLFLIYVNIGNATGIALFGSRGGLVLTYLTFSLPFSIWMLIGYFDSVPRDLDEAAKVDGCGPLGALFRVLVPAAVPGIVAVAVYAFMTAWGEVLFASVMTDDTTRTLAVGLQGYATQNDVYWNQVMAASLVVSLPVVAGFLLLQRYLVTGLTAGAVK; the protein is encoded by the coding sequence ATGGCCGCCCCGCGGTCCTTCCTGTGGAGCCGGCGGATCTTCCTGACGCTCCTCACCGCCTTCGTCCTGCTGCCGGTGTACGTCATGGTCTCCAGCTCCCTCAAACCGCTGGAGGACGTGTCCGGCACGTTCCAGTGGATCCCCTCGAACCCCACCGTCCGCCCGTACGTCGACATCTGGGAAACCGTCCCCCTGGCCGACTACTTCGTGAACTCCCTGGTCGTGGCCGGGGCGGCGACCGTCTGCTCCGTCACGATCGCCGTGTTCGCGGCGTACGCGGTCAGCCGGTACGCCTTCCGCGGCAGGCGGATCTTCACGGTGACGGTCCTGTCGACGCAGATGTTCCCCGGCATCCTCTTCCTGCTGCCGCTGTTCCTCATCTACGTCAACATCGGCAACGCCACCGGCATCGCCCTGTTCGGCTCCCGCGGCGGTCTGGTCCTCACCTACCTCACCTTCTCGCTGCCCTTCTCCATCTGGATGCTGATCGGCTACTTCGACTCCGTCCCGCGCGACCTGGACGAGGCGGCGAAGGTGGACGGCTGCGGCCCGCTCGGCGCGCTCTTCCGGGTCCTCGTGCCCGCGGCCGTCCCCGGCATCGTGGCGGTCGCGGTCTACGCCTTCATGACCGCGTGGGGCGAGGTCCTGTTCGCCTCCGTGATGACCGACGACACCACGCGCACCCTCGCCGTCGGCCTCCAGGGCTACGCCACCCAGAACGACGTGTACTGGAACCAGGTCATGGCCGCCTCCCTCGTCGTCAGCCTGCCCGTCGTCGCCGGCTTCCTGCTCCTCCAGCGCTACCTCGTCACCGGCCTGACCGCCGGTGCCGTCAAGTGA
- a CDS encoding GH1 family beta-glucosidase: protein MASLTLTPGRPSVSDSIDLAAFPPDFTWGTATSAYQIEGAATEDGRGASIWDTFSHTPGRVDNGDHGDVACDHYHRWPEDVALMRRLGTDAYRMSIAWPRVLPEGDGPANAAGLDFYDRLVDGLLDAGITPNVTLYHWDLPQALQDRGGWTSRDTAEHLAAYASLAAGRLGDRVTRWATLNEPLCSGWIGHLEGRMAPGLTDLTAAVRASYHLLLGHGLATRAIRAAAPGAEVGLVTNHSTVAAASTRPEDVAAAARMDGHTNRWWLDPVHGRGFPADMRELYGVDLPERPGDAETIAAPLDWHGLNYYFPVTVADDPHGPVPYAREVRLPDVPRTGMDWQIDAGGLEAFLLRLTDDYGVRRLYVTENGSAFTDTVRPDGTVDDPERARYLERHLAACARAVRKGAPLAGYYAWSLLDNFEWAYGYDKRFGLIHVDYATQRRTVKASGHRYADIIRAHRQAHA, encoded by the coding sequence ATGGCTTCCCTCACCCTCACTCCAGGAAGGCCCTCTGTGTCCGATTCGATAGACCTCGCCGCTTTCCCGCCCGACTTCACCTGGGGAACGGCCACGTCCGCCTACCAGATCGAGGGCGCCGCCACCGAGGACGGCCGGGGAGCGTCGATCTGGGACACCTTCTCCCACACCCCGGGCAGGGTCGACAACGGCGACCACGGCGACGTGGCCTGCGACCACTACCACCGCTGGCCCGAGGACGTCGCCCTCATGCGGCGGCTCGGCACCGACGCCTACCGCATGTCGATCGCCTGGCCGCGCGTCCTACCCGAAGGTGACGGCCCGGCCAACGCGGCCGGCCTCGACTTCTACGACCGGCTCGTCGACGGGCTCCTCGACGCCGGGATCACCCCCAACGTCACCCTGTACCACTGGGACCTGCCCCAGGCCCTGCAGGACCGCGGCGGCTGGACCTCCCGCGACACGGCCGAACACCTCGCCGCCTACGCCTCCCTCGCCGCCGGGCGGCTGGGCGACCGGGTCACCCGGTGGGCCACCCTCAACGAACCCCTGTGCTCCGGGTGGATCGGCCACCTGGAAGGCCGCATGGCCCCCGGCCTCACCGACCTGACCGCCGCCGTACGGGCCTCCTACCACCTGCTCCTGGGACACGGACTGGCCACCCGGGCGATCCGCGCGGCGGCGCCGGGCGCCGAGGTCGGCCTGGTCACCAACCACTCCACCGTCGCGGCCGCCTCCACCCGGCCCGAGGACGTCGCGGCGGCCGCCCGCATGGACGGCCACACCAACCGCTGGTGGCTCGACCCCGTCCACGGCCGCGGCTTCCCCGCCGACATGCGCGAGCTGTACGGCGTCGACCTGCCCGAACGCCCCGGCGACGCGGAGACCATCGCCGCGCCCCTCGACTGGCACGGGCTCAACTACTACTTCCCGGTGACCGTGGCGGACGATCCGCACGGCCCCGTCCCGTACGCCCGGGAGGTCCGCCTGCCCGACGTGCCGCGCACCGGCATGGACTGGCAGATCGACGCCGGCGGCCTGGAGGCGTTCCTGCTGCGGCTGACCGACGACTACGGCGTGCGCCGGCTGTACGTCACGGAGAACGGCTCCGCATTCACCGACACCGTCCGCCCCGACGGCACCGTCGACGACCCCGAGCGGGCCCGGTACCTGGAACGGCACCTGGCGGCCTGCGCCCGTGCGGTGCGCAAGGGGGCGCCGCTCGCCGGGTACTACGCCTGGTCTCTGCTGGACAACTTCGAATGGGCCTACGGCTACGACAAGCGCTTCGGCCTGATCCACGTCGACTACGCGACCCAGCGGCGCACCGTCAAGGCGAGCGGCCACCGGTACGCCGACATCATCCGCGCCCACCGGCAGGCCCATGCCTGA
- the pdxR gene encoding MocR-like pyridoxine biosynthesis transcription factor PdxR → MSRVDSPHETGSDVHLVLSPAGPRRAAVATALREAVRTGRLAPGTRLPPYRSLAVDLGVARNTVADAYAELVAEGWLTARQGSGTRVAERVAAKAQRVPRRARGSESGAVHDLRQGQPDATSFPRAAWAAAVRRAMTGAPHDAFGPGDPQGRPELRRALAEYLGRARGVCASPEQIVVCAGFAHGLRLLFGGGVLPGPLAVEPYGLPFHRVILTDAAVRTIPLGLDARGARTDQLATHPDTSSRHGARAVLLTAAHQFPTGGPLHAARRAAAVDWARSRGGVVLEDDYDGEFRYDREPVGAVQGLDPDHVVYLGSVSKSLSPALRLGWLVLPPHLVDGVLAAKGLREAWTGVTDQLALAEFIESGQYDKHVRRMRQRYRARRNQLVAALAEHAPHITVTGVAAGLHAVLSLPPGTEAATVKAATRRGVALDGLADFRHPDAPEPHRDGLVVGYATPPEHRYRPALDALCRALPPLPDA, encoded by the coding sequence ATGTCCCGGGTCGATTCCCCCCACGAGACGGGCTCGGACGTGCATCTCGTACTGTCGCCGGCCGGGCCTCGCCGCGCGGCGGTGGCGACGGCCCTGCGCGAGGCGGTGCGGACCGGGCGGCTCGCGCCGGGGACCCGGCTGCCGCCGTACCGCTCGCTCGCCGTCGACCTGGGAGTGGCCCGCAACACCGTGGCGGACGCGTACGCCGAACTGGTCGCCGAAGGGTGGCTGACCGCCCGGCAGGGCTCCGGCACCCGGGTCGCCGAGCGCGTCGCCGCCAAGGCGCAGCGCGTCCCCCGGAGGGCCCGGGGCAGCGAGTCGGGCGCCGTCCACGACCTCCGGCAGGGGCAGCCCGACGCGACGTCCTTCCCTCGGGCCGCCTGGGCCGCTGCGGTCCGCCGGGCAATGACCGGCGCACCGCACGACGCCTTCGGCCCGGGGGATCCCCAGGGGCGTCCCGAACTGCGGCGCGCGCTGGCGGAATACCTCGGCCGGGCGCGTGGTGTGTGCGCCTCGCCGGAGCAGATCGTCGTCTGCGCCGGGTTCGCGCACGGGCTGCGTCTCCTCTTCGGGGGCGGTGTGCTGCCCGGTCCCCTGGCCGTCGAGCCGTACGGCCTCCCTTTCCACCGCGTTATCCTGACCGACGCCGCGGTGCGCACGATCCCCCTGGGGCTGGACGCGAGGGGCGCCAGGACCGACCAGCTGGCGACGCACCCGGACACCTCGTCGCGGCACGGCGCGCGTGCCGTCCTGCTCACCGCCGCCCACCAGTTCCCCACCGGCGGCCCCCTGCACGCGGCGCGCCGTGCCGCGGCCGTCGACTGGGCACGGTCTCGGGGCGGGGTGGTGCTGGAGGACGACTACGACGGGGAGTTCCGCTACGACCGCGAGCCCGTGGGCGCCGTGCAGGGACTGGATCCCGACCACGTCGTGTACCTGGGCTCGGTCAGCAAGAGCCTGTCCCCGGCGCTCCGGCTCGGCTGGCTGGTCCTGCCGCCGCACCTGGTCGACGGCGTACTGGCGGCGAAGGGGCTGCGCGAGGCGTGGACGGGCGTCACCGACCAGCTCGCCCTCGCGGAGTTCATCGAATCGGGACAGTACGACAAGCACGTCCGCCGTATGCGGCAGCGCTACCGCGCCCGGCGCAACCAGCTCGTCGCGGCGCTGGCCGAGCACGCCCCCCACATCACGGTGACCGGCGTCGCGGCCGGACTGCACGCCGTACTGAGTCTGCCGCCGGGCACGGAGGCGGCCACCGTCAAGGCGGCCACGCGGAGGGGCGTCGCCCTCGACGGCCTCGCGGACTTCCGGCACCCCGACGCCCCCGAACCACACCGGGACGGGCTGGTCGTCGGCTACGCCACGCCGCCCGAGCACCGTTACCGACCCGCACTCGACGCGCTGTGCCGGGCCCTGCCGCCCCTCCCCGACGCCTGA
- a CDS encoding cupin domain-containing protein, with protein sequence MNTSTTQQAGPVLVRAETAESLQDGATSLITLLADAGVTGGALTANKATFREGSPGAPAHFHTKATEMFLVLDGTMRVLVDDEILTLRKGDFLTVPPTVPHAFAPAPGSEAEMLVVFTPGMDRFDYYRLLERVYRGEATVQDIRDSSQLYDNHYFESPVWSKALAER encoded by the coding sequence ATGAACACCAGCACGACCCAGCAGGCCGGCCCCGTCCTCGTCCGGGCGGAGACCGCCGAGTCCCTCCAGGACGGCGCGACGAGCCTGATCACGCTGCTCGCGGACGCGGGGGTGACGGGTGGGGCGCTCACCGCCAACAAGGCCACGTTCCGCGAGGGCTCTCCGGGGGCGCCCGCGCACTTCCACACCAAGGCCACCGAGATGTTCCTCGTCCTCGACGGCACGATGCGCGTCCTCGTGGACGACGAGATCCTGACCCTGCGCAAGGGCGACTTCCTGACCGTCCCTCCGACGGTGCCGCACGCCTTCGCGCCGGCCCCCGGCAGCGAAGCGGAGATGCTGGTGGTCTTCACCCCCGGTATGGACCGCTTCGACTACTACCGGCTGCTGGAGCGCGTCTACCGCGGCGAGGCCACCGTCCAGGACATCCGCGACAGTTCGCAGCTGTACGACAACCACTACTTCGAGAGCCCCGTGTGGTCGAAGGCGCTGGCCGAGCGCTGA
- a CDS encoding ATP-binding protein, giving the protein MSEERGRGRRDGHAHDEVRNEISGGVFLGPVVQGRDVTVQLPRPVPVALSGLPPASGTFTGREAELTALLRELAPGVRQQAVLVSAVAGLGGVGKTELVVQTAKRAMDEEGWFPGGVLFIDMLGYDAESPLTPEHALDHLLRALGTPPERIPPDLQGRSLLYRSTLSALAAAGRRVLVVVDNASSEDQVRPLLPSDGATATLVTSRDNLDVGARLHDLAALDEAASVELLDRALRAARGPGDTRVADAPDHAAVTARLCGGLPLALRIIAALLADSPTRPLASLTTLLTEQHSRLDRLRRRDRSVRAAFDLSYRRLSPRHSRLLRLLPLNPGPDISTESAARLAGVALAEAEELLLDLADTHLVDPGPAWGRWRLHDLVRLYAAEQGLAHAVGDDRHAAQTRLHRHYVVSCWDARSRMFRPYRLFPRFSGASRFASPEDAEAWFAAERVNLVSVITADPPLGHPWTSTVLAWFLAVYLSWEHLGDDLRAITATVRNTADQPGGSSRAVRLALFDLGYEQRRMGLSNAAIHTLLHAAALARDAGERRTEARVLDEIRHALHKLDVRWATLTPAAHQAIEEYVFGHVTGLEPLHTDRADPWGCGCRACWERLLARARSQGRPPRRPG; this is encoded by the coding sequence ATGTCCGAGGAGCGCGGCCGGGGGCGGAGGGACGGACACGCGCACGACGAGGTCCGTAACGAGATCTCCGGCGGGGTCTTCCTGGGCCCGGTGGTCCAGGGCCGGGACGTCACCGTACAACTGCCTCGGCCGGTCCCCGTGGCGCTGTCGGGCCTGCCCCCGGCCTCGGGCACCTTCACCGGGCGGGAGGCGGAGCTCACCGCTCTCCTCCGGGAGCTGGCGCCGGGCGTGCGGCAGCAGGCGGTCCTGGTGTCGGCGGTCGCCGGACTGGGAGGGGTCGGGAAGACGGAACTGGTCGTGCAGACCGCCAAGCGCGCGATGGACGAAGAGGGCTGGTTCCCCGGCGGCGTCCTCTTCATCGACATGCTCGGCTACGACGCCGAGAGCCCGCTCACTCCCGAGCACGCCCTCGACCACTTGCTGCGCGCCCTCGGCACACCGCCCGAAAGGATCCCACCCGACCTCCAGGGCCGCTCCCTCCTCTACCGCAGCACACTGTCCGCGCTCGCGGCGGCGGGCCGCCGCGTCCTGGTCGTGGTGGACAACGCCTCCAGCGAGGACCAGGTACGGCCGCTGCTCCCCTCCGACGGCGCCACCGCGACCCTGGTCACCTCCCGCGACAACCTGGACGTGGGTGCCCGCCTGCACGATCTGGCCGCCCTCGACGAGGCCGCCTCCGTGGAGCTGCTGGACCGAGCACTCCGTGCGGCTCGGGGCCCCGGCGACACCCGGGTAGCGGACGCACCGGACCACGCGGCCGTGACCGCCCGGCTGTGCGGGGGCCTGCCGCTGGCCCTGCGGATCATCGCCGCGCTGCTGGCCGACAGCCCCACCCGTCCCCTCGCGTCCCTGACCACCCTCCTGACGGAGCAGCACTCCCGCCTGGACCGACTGCGCCGCCGGGACCGCTCGGTGCGCGCCGCCTTCGACCTGTCCTACCGGCGCCTCTCCCCCCGCCACAGCCGGCTCCTGCGCCTGCTGCCGCTCAACCCGGGCCCGGACATCTCCACCGAGTCCGCCGCCCGGTTGGCGGGCGTCGCCCTGGCCGAGGCCGAGGAACTCCTCTTGGACCTCGCCGACACCCATCTCGTCGACCCGGGCCCCGCCTGGGGCCGTTGGCGCCTGCACGACCTGGTGCGCCTGTACGCCGCCGAACAGGGCCTCGCCCACGCCGTCGGCGACGACCGACATGCGGCCCAGACACGACTGCACCGGCACTACGTGGTCAGCTGCTGGGACGCGCGTTCCCGGATGTTCAGGCCGTACCGCCTCTTCCCCCGCTTCTCCGGTGCCTCGCGTTTCGCCTCTCCGGAGGACGCAGAGGCGTGGTTCGCCGCCGAACGCGTCAACCTGGTCAGCGTGATCACGGCTGACCCACCCCTCGGCCACCCATGGACATCCACGGTGCTCGCCTGGTTCCTCGCCGTCTATCTCAGCTGGGAACACCTCGGTGACGATCTACGCGCCATCACCGCGACGGTCCGGAACACCGCGGACCAGCCGGGGGGCTCCTCCCGAGCCGTCAGGCTCGCGTTGTTCGATCTCGGCTACGAACAACGCCGGATGGGCCTGTCGAACGCGGCGATCCACACCCTGCTGCACGCCGCGGCGCTCGCGCGCGACGCGGGCGAGCGCCGCACCGAAGCCCGGGTCCTGGACGAGATCCGCCACGCTCTGCACAAACTGGATGTGCGGTGGGCGACGCTCACCCCGGCGGCCCACCAAGCGATCGAGGAGTACGTCTTCGGCCACGTCACAGGCCTGGAGCCCCTGCACACCGACAGGGCCGACCCATGGGGATGCGGCTGCCGCGCGTGCTGGGAGCGGCTGCTGGCGCGAGCCCGGAGCCAGGGGCGCCCTCCCCGTCGGCCCGGATGA
- a CDS encoding NADP-dependent oxidoreductase: MKAMTLQTYGTAQDLELTDQPDPKVAPGEVLVRVKAAGVNPVDWKVAEGLLDPVMESRFPMIPGWDVAGVVERVGFDAEEFAVGDEVFGYIRKDTAQLGAYAEKVSAHVRMLARKPASLDWEQAAGLPLAGLTAYQALERVAAGPGDTLLVHAAAGGVGSLAAQIAVARGVRVIGTAGEGNHDFLRGLGAEPVTYGEGLADRVRAVAPDGVDAVLDCVGGDAVDVSLELLGDPGRLASIVAAEVTEHGGHYVWVRPDSGGLAALAALADEGRLTVSVAKVLPLAEAAESWRISREGHTRGKLVLRVD; encoded by the coding sequence ATGAAGGCGATGACTCTGCAGACCTATGGAACGGCCCAGGACCTCGAACTGACCGACCAGCCCGACCCCAAGGTGGCGCCGGGTGAAGTGCTCGTGCGCGTGAAGGCCGCCGGGGTCAACCCGGTGGACTGGAAGGTGGCGGAGGGCCTGCTGGACCCCGTCATGGAGAGCCGGTTCCCGATGATTCCCGGATGGGACGTCGCCGGGGTCGTCGAACGCGTGGGGTTCGACGCCGAGGAGTTCGCCGTGGGGGACGAGGTCTTCGGGTACATCCGCAAGGACACGGCCCAGCTCGGCGCCTACGCCGAGAAGGTGTCGGCGCACGTGCGCATGCTGGCCCGCAAGCCGGCCTCGCTCGACTGGGAGCAGGCGGCCGGGCTGCCGCTCGCCGGACTCACGGCGTACCAGGCCCTGGAGCGCGTCGCTGCGGGGCCCGGCGACACCCTGCTCGTCCACGCCGCCGCCGGCGGGGTCGGCTCCCTGGCGGCCCAGATCGCCGTCGCCCGGGGCGTGCGCGTGATCGGGACCGCGGGGGAGGGCAACCACGACTTCCTGCGGGGGCTGGGTGCGGAGCCGGTGACCTACGGCGAGGGCCTGGCCGATCGGGTCCGCGCCGTGGCCCCGGACGGCGTCGACGCGGTTCTCGACTGCGTCGGTGGCGACGCCGTCGACGTCTCCCTGGAACTGCTCGGCGATCCGGGGCGGTTGGCCTCGATCGTCGCAGCGGAGGTCACCGAGCACGGCGGGCACTACGTGTGGGTGCGGCCCGACTCCGGCGGCCTGGCCGCGCTGGCCGCGCTCGCCGACGAAGGGCGGCTCACGGTGTCCGTCGCGAAGGTCCTCCCCCTGGCCGAGGCGGCCGAGTCCTGGCGCATCAGCCGCGAGGGCCACACCCGCGGCAAGCTGGTCCTCCGGGTCGACTGA
- a CDS encoding S1 family peptidase, whose amino-acid sequence MTLSRNRLLTTALAVAALAATGMQGAHAATGPEPAPGHYQPQMVHALAQSLGVSDTAAVRHLDRQADQQETLDRLERAGVRADGAFFDDAGRLVVNAADGRAAGAVRNAGLQARIPERGEAALDRIKAALDAQATRQVPEGVTSWEVDVASDTVTVTVADRNQAAARAFLAAAARHGGSAVRVVEDKDVLEAQATVYPGSRMNINNDPGSWCSVGFGARDSQGRQHLVSAGHCVAGGPGLYLDGDRFAVGERSRYREGYDSVDMGTARVDSGDAIATSVGTWGNGGPVAVKGSQRAPRGATVCKSGATTGWTCGAVSSYNVSVTYTNPRTRVQTLVTGLGSSSVCTEGGDSGGAYISGDQGQGMTSGGPTGQRCSGVYGSGSSYFQPLDDTLRYYGLTLNTQ is encoded by the coding sequence ATGACCCTCTCGCGCAACCGCCTGCTCACCACCGCCCTGGCCGTCGCGGCCCTGGCCGCCACCGGAATGCAGGGCGCGCACGCGGCCACCGGGCCCGAGCCGGCCCCCGGCCACTACCAGCCGCAGATGGTGCACGCGCTGGCGCAGTCCCTCGGCGTCAGCGACACGGCGGCGGTCCGGCACCTGGACCGCCAGGCCGACCAGCAGGAAACCCTCGACCGCCTGGAGCGCGCCGGAGTGCGCGCCGACGGGGCGTTCTTCGACGACGCCGGCCGCCTCGTCGTCAACGCCGCGGACGGACGCGCCGCGGGCGCCGTGCGGAACGCCGGCCTCCAGGCGCGCATACCCGAGCGCGGCGAGGCCGCGCTCGACCGGATCAAGGCCGCGCTCGACGCACAGGCCACCCGGCAGGTGCCCGAGGGCGTGACCTCGTGGGAGGTGGACGTCGCCTCCGACACCGTCACCGTCACGGTCGCGGACCGGAACCAGGCCGCCGCCCGCGCCTTCCTCGCGGCGGCCGCCCGTCACGGCGGCAGCGCCGTCCGCGTGGTGGAGGACAAGGACGTCCTCGAAGCGCAGGCCACCGTGTACCCGGGCAGCCGCATGAACATCAACAACGACCCGGGCTCCTGGTGCTCGGTCGGCTTCGGGGCGCGCGACTCCCAGGGCCGTCAGCACCTGGTGTCCGCGGGGCACTGCGTCGCCGGCGGGCCCGGCCTGTACCTCGACGGCGACCGGTTCGCGGTCGGCGAGCGCTCCCGCTACCGCGAGGGGTACGACAGCGTCGACATGGGCACCGCCCGGGTCGACTCCGGCGACGCGATCGCCACGTCCGTCGGCACCTGGGGCAACGGCGGGCCCGTCGCGGTCAAGGGCAGCCAGCGCGCCCCGCGCGGCGCGACGGTGTGCAAGTCCGGCGCGACCACGGGCTGGACGTGCGGTGCGGTGTCCTCCTACAACGTCTCCGTGACCTACACCAACCCCCGGACGCGGGTGCAGACCCTCGTGACCGGCCTCGGCAGCTCCTCGGTCTGCACGGAGGGCGGTGACAGCGGCGGCGCCTACATCTCGGGCGACCAGGGACAGGGCATGACCTCCGGAGGTCCCACCGGCCAGCGGTGCAGCGGCGTGTACGGGTCCGGCTCGTCCTACTTCCAGCCGCTCGACGACACCCTGCGGTACTACGGGCTCACGCTGAACACCCAGTGA